Within Phycisphaerae bacterium, the genomic segment CGTTGGGCCGCATCGGTCAAACGGGGATTCTTGGCATCCATCGGCGATGGTTCTCCGTTCAGTGACGAGGGGCCGAGACACCGGTCCGATCCGTCTCACGGAGCGTCTCGGTGATGGCCAACTCCGCGAGCCGAACCGTCTTACGGTCAAACTCGATCAAGGCTTTGTGTAAAGCGTCCGCATCGGTGCCGTTCGCCGCGGCAAGAGCCTTCAACTCGGCCATCGCGGTTTCGATCTTCTGCCGCTCGTCGGGCAAAAGCCGGTCGCCGACCTTCGCGAGCATTTGCTCGGTCTTGTGAGTGTCGAACTCGATCTGGTTTCGCAAGTCGATAAGCCGATGAGCGGTCATATCCTCGCGAGCGTGCTCGTAGGACTCCATCTCCATCCGCTTGACCTCGTCGGAGGTCAGCCCGTAGGTCGGCACAATCTGGATGCTCGCTTCGGTGCCGCTTCGTTCCTCGCGGGCCGAAACGTTCAGAATCCCGTTTTCGTCGATCAGAAACGTGACCAGGATCTTGGGCAGGCCGGCCGGCATCGGCGGTATCCCGCGAAGTTCGAATTCGCCGAGCGAGCGGCAGTCCTTCGCCATTTCCCGCTCGCCCTGCAGGACATTGATCTTAACGTTGGTCTGGCCGTCGACGAAGGTGCTGAACCGCTCCGTGGCCTGGCAGGGGATGCGGGTGTTGCGGAGAATCAGCTTGCCCATCGCTCCGCCCATCGTCTCAATGCCCAGCGACAACGGAATTACGTCGAGCAGTAGGGCATCTCGCTGCTCGCCGGCCAGAATCGCCGCCTGCACGGCGGCACCAAGGGCGACAACTTCGTCAGGATTCAGAGCGGTGTACGGACGACGGCCGAACAATTCCTCCACGCGCCGGCGAACCAGCGGAATCCGCGTGCTTCCGCCGACCAGGATCACTTGGTCCACCTCGGCGGCCTTGACCTTCGCGTCCGCCAGCGCGCGCCGGCAGGATTCAAGCGTTTTGGCGATCCACGGCTCGATCATCGCCTCAAACTCGCTGCGGCTGATACTCCGGCGATACCGGCGGCCTTGGCCCAAGTCGATCTCGATGGTGGCCGTCTCGTCGCAGCTCAGCCTCATCTTGACGCTCTCAGCGAAGTTTCGCAGGGCCTGGCGGATCGCAGGCGAGTTGATCTCCAGTCCGAACTGCTCCCCCACCTCCCGCTGAACGAGCCCGATGATCTCCCGATCGAAGTCGTCGCCGCCAAGACGCGTGTTACCGTGAGTGCTCTGCACCTCGAAGACGCCGTCCATGAGCCGCAGGATCGAGATGTCAAAGGTCCCGCCGCCAAGGTCGTACACCGCAATGAGCGATTCGCCGCCCCCCGGCTTGCTACACCTGCCCTGTGCCTCCGCATCCGCGCCGTCGCGGCTGGTCGGACACTGACCGGCCAGCGTCAACATCGAGCCGGCGGCCTTGATTCGGTCCATCTGCCCCCGCAGACCAAGACCATAGGCCAGAGCCGCGGCAGTCGGTTCATTGACGATCCGGACCACCTCCAGTCCGGCAATCCGGCCGGCATCACGCGTGGCCTGCCGTTGAGCATCATCAAAGTAAGCCGGCACCGTAATGACCGCCCTGCTGACCGGCCGACCCAGGTGGGCCTCGGCGCGGCGTTTCAGCTCGCGAAGAATGAGAGCACTGATCTCGGGAGGCGTCATCAGGCGACCATTCACATTGACCGCCGCTATGTCGCGGCTGCTGCTGTCGGTCACCCGCTTGACGACCTGGTATGGCAGATGGCCGAGTTCGCCGCTGGCCGCCAGCTCCTCGTAGCCTCGACCCATCAACCGCTTGATCGAAAAAACCGTGCTGGTGGGGTTTTCGACGGCGTGGGCTTTTGCCTCCCAGCCGATCGTGACCCGGCCTTCCGCCGAGAATGCCAGCACCGACGGAACCCGGCTTTCCCCCATTTCGTCGCGAATCACCCGCGGCCCGGCCTCATCGAAGACCGCCACCAGTGAATTGGTCGTCCCCAGATCGATACCGACGATGACGTCGCGATTGTCGCTCATAACCTCTCCGTCAGACCCCATCGCTCCCCGGCAACAGGCGGTCCATCAGGTTGTTCCAGTACTTGATCGCATTGAGCTGCCGGCGGAGCGCACGGCGGGCATCGGGCTTCTCGACAAGCGCGCGGGCAAGCGAGACGATCGATTCCATGCAGGCTTGCTGCTTTGCCGCCACTTGCTGCTTCAGATCTTCCAGGCTCGCCTGGTCGCCGGCCTGGCGCGCTTCTTCGATCTCCTCGCGAATCGTCATGACCTCTCCGAGCAGGTCCGGCGACACCGCTCGATCCTCAGAAGTGCCCGGCTCGCCGACAAGGCTCAGCAGGTACTCCGCCCGCAGAACCGGGTCACGAAGCGTCAGGTATGCCCGGTTCATCTCAGAGCTGATCGCTAAGGCGTCGTGCCGCTTCTCCTGCGACGCGTGCCCGGCGACGTCGGGATGGACGGACCGGGTCAAAGAGAGGTACGTCCGGTGCAGGCTCTGCTCGTCAATGTCAAAATCAACGGGCAGGCCAAACAGCTCGAAGTAGCTGCACCGCCCGATCGGATCCGCGTTGAGCTGCCCGCAACTGGTACAACAGATCGGCGATTCCAACGGCTGGGAGCACGTGGTACAGCGAATCGGACGGCTCGTGGTTGGTTGTGAGCTCACGCCGGAAACCCCCGTCAACGAAGGGTCAATCCGAATCGGTGCCTGGTCAGGCCGCCGACGGGCGATTGGTCCGTACCGTCAGGTGCAGAAACTGTTGCCGCAACTGCATGTGCCCGATGCATTCGGGTTGTCAAATACGAACCCCCGCCCCATGAGCTCGTCCTTGAAGTCCAGGGTGGTGCCGTCGAGGTAGATCAGGCTCTTGGGGTCACAAATCACCCGAATATCATGCGATACGTATTCCTGGTCGAGCTCACCCTTGGTATCAACCAGGTCCAACGCATAGGTGAACCCGCTGCATCCGCCGCCCTTGGCGCCTAAACGAAGATAAACGCTGTCCGGCGATAGGTTCTGCTGTTGCAGGATCGCTTTGACTTCCTGTGCCGCTCGTTCCGTGAGTGCCAACGCCATCTGTTTTGTTCCTCCGCTGTCGAATGCCATTTCAAAAAACCGGGGCGATTCAATCTGCCTTCGCACGCACGCGTCCGCAAGCCCCAGGAAATTCTATGCCCTGTCCATACCTCAACCACGCGCCACCTGGGCTCCGGCTGTCGCCGGAGCATTGGCCTGCTTCCGCTTGAGATCCTGAATCGCGGCCCGGATGGCGTCCTCCGCCAGCACGCTGCAATGAATCTTCACCGGGGGCAAGGCCAGTTCGCGAACAATATCGGTATTCTTGATCTCCAGCGCCTCATCGAGCGTTTTGCCCTTGATCCACTCGGTCGCCAGCGAACTGCTGGCGATCGCGCTGCCGCAGCCGAAGGTTTTGAACTTGGCATCGACGATACAGCCGTCGTCATCAACCTGAATCTGCAGTTTCATCACGTCGCCGCACTCGGGAGCTCCCACGATACCCGTCCCGACACGCGGGTTGTTCTTATCCAGGGAACCGATGTTCCGCGGATTGTTGTAGTGATCGATCACTTTATCGCTGTATGCCATCCCAATACTCCACAGGGACCGCGCCGACCAGACCGGCACCCCAGGCTTCGTTCAAATCCGGCTCCAGTCAACCCCCTTAATGTCGACCCCTTCCTTGGCCATCTCGTACAAGGGGCTCATTTCCCGCAGGCGGCGCACTGTGGCCGCCACCTGGTCAATGGTCTGCTCGATCTCAGCCGCCGTGTTGAACCGACCGAGACTGAAACGAATGGAACTGTGCGCCAGCTCGTCTGCCACCTCAAGGGCCTTGAGCACGTAGCTCGGCTCCAGCGACGCACTGGTACAGGCCGAGCCGCTGCTCACGGCGATGTTACTGAACCCCATCATCAGCGCCTCGCCTTCGACGTACGCGAAACTGACATTCAGCGTATTCGGCAGGCAATGCACCGTGTGCCCGTTGCGGTAAATCTCGTCAAGGTGCTCGCTCAAACCGGCCCACAACCGATCCCGCAGCCTTGCCTGCCGGGCCGACTCCGCCTGCATCTCCTGCCCCGCGATCTCCGCGGCCTTGCCGAAACCGACGATCCCCGGAACATTCAGCGTCCCGGAACGCATGCCTCGCTCGTGCCCTCCGCCATGCAGAATGGGCTCGCAACGGACGCGAGGGCCTTTACGGCGGACGTATAGGGCCCCCACCCCCTTCGGGCCGTAAACCTTGTGGCCCGAACAGCTCAGCAAATCAATGCCCATGGCTTTCACGTCGATCGGAACCTTGCCAAAGGCCTGCGTGGCGTCCGTGTGAAAAATGACCCCCTTTTCCTTGCACACCGCCCCGATTTCGGCGATCGGCTGGATCGTACCGATCTCGTTGTTCGCCATCATGATCGACACCAGAATCGTGTCCGCGCGTATCGCCTCGCGAAACTGGTTCACGTCAACACGACCGGTCCGGTCCACCGGCAAAAAGGTGACCTCGAAACCTTGTGTCTCCAAGTACTTCGCGGGATCGAGGACGGCCTTATGCTCGGTCACCTGTGTGATGATGTGGCGGCCTTTGTCCTTGTACATCTGGGCCACACCTTTGACCGCAATGTTGTTGCTCTCAGTCGCCCCGCTGGTCCATATGATCTCCTTGGCACTCGCGTTGATCAGAGCGGCCACCTGCTCGCGGGCAAGGTCGACCGCTTTCTCCGCTTCCCAGCCGAACTGGTGCGTGCGACTGGCGGCGTTGCCGAACTTTTCCCGGAAATAGGGCAACATCGCCTCGAGTACCCGCGGGTCAACCGGAGTGGTGGCGTTGTTGTCCAGGTAGATCAGGGACTTCACGATATCACCCCGTGGCTCTCTTCAACCGGCTGGCGGCCATGACACGCCTCTTTCCCTCCGCCGATTATGTCGGCCAAGGTGATTGAGTCGAGATACCCTATCATCTTGTTGTGAACCAGCTCCAACGATGCCCGAATCGGACAGCTCTCCATTCGAACGCACGTATCTGCGTCGTCTTCTTCCGGGTTCACCGCCTTGTCAGGAACGCACTGCGTCACATGAATCGGACCCTCCACGGCCCTGACCACGTCCGTCAACCGGATCTTATCGGGAGGCAGCGTGAGCGTATATCCCCCTCGCGGACCCCTGACCGATCGAACAAGTTCCTGCTGCGTCAACTGCTTCAACAGGTTCATCAGCAGGGGCAGGGGCAAACGGTAAGCCGCCGAGATTTGCCTGGCACTGCTGCATCCTGTCGGCTGCGATGCTAAATGGGTCAGCGCGATAAGCGCATAATGCGTCTTGCGAGTGAATGAAAGCATTGTCTCAGCCCCCGGACATAGTCATCTTGTACGCCCTTCTTTTAGCACCCAATCAGTCCGATTTCAAGCCGGCCGTTGCGTTGAAGCCGGACGTTCTGCTCCTTGCCTCCCCGCAGAGCCGGAAAAACGCGCATTTTCAGGCCCGGTCGCCGGCAAAAAAGGGACAATAGGCCGTTCACGTTTTGGCTATGAACGACACGATATGTCCATTAAGTGGGGTTCCGGACTACGGCGGGGAGCATATGTTGGGGGCTGGCCTGAAGACCAAGGCCCTGGAGGACTTCCGAAAAAGAAAAATGAAAAAACATTTGACGTTTGGAGATGGTTAGGGTATTCTATTCCCAAACAAAAAGTAAACAGCATCTAGCTCATCGTCCGCCAGATAGGCGACTGGCCCGAGGCAGGATACTCGACTTGGCCGTGAGACTAGGCTCCTCATGATTAGGATGGTTGGCCGTGCCGTAAGGAGGCGGCTGGCATGGCGAATTCTCAAGGTGGTGAACTGCCAGTATGCGTGTTCGGGCCCGGCGGGAGATTCCGTACCGCTTGGCCGGTTCGGCCGGGCATCAAAGGAACCCATTTCCCAGCCGGTTGGTTGGGACAGAAGCTGTCAGCGCTGCTGGAACGTGTCTCTTGCTATCCGAAGGAAGGCTCGGATGTGACGGCAACGTTCGGCAAACGCCGGACTTCGGGAGGAGCACCGGCCGAGCAACATGAGGGAGTAATCGGCGAGCCAGGCCGAATGACCGGTCGCCAGTTGGCGCTGGCAGGGTTCGACTTGGCGACCAGGAATGCCGGGACGATTCAGTGGAACACGGCCGGAGAAATGGATGAACCACGCAGGCTGGCGGCGTGGCCGCTTGTGGTCATCGGACCCTTGGAACTGGCGCAACCGCAACTCACGGAGCCTGAATATGGCACAGCACAAGTTTGCTCGTCTGACGCCCAAGCAGTTGCAGATTCTAACCATGATCCGCGACTATCAACACAGGCATGGCTATTCCCCGACTTTGCAGGAACTGGCCGATACGTTGGGCGTCAGCAAGGTCACCGTCTTCGAACACGTCACCGGACTCGAAAAAAAAGGTCTCCTGCGCCGATCGAGACACAGGGCACGCTCTTTGGAACTTACGGAGCATGGGCGGGCAGCGTTTCCGGATGACTCGCGGTACACGCTGCCGCTGGTAGGCCATATCGCGGCCGGCTCGCCCATAGAAGCGGTGGAGAATCTTGAGACCGTCAGCCTCGACGATCTGTTCGCCAGCAGGAGCGGCGCGTTTGTGCTGCGCGTCCGGGGCGACAGCATGATCGATGAACAAATCCGCGACGGCGACTTGGTCATTGCCGAGCAACGAAACACGGCTCGCAACGGTGAGACAGTGGTAGCCTTGCTCGACAACGGGGAAGCCACGCTCAAGAAGTTCTACAAGGAAAGTAACCGCATCCGCCTGCAACCGGCCAATCCGGCCTATCAGCCGATCTACGCCGATCACGTCAACATTCAAGGAGTTGTCATCGGCGTGATCCGCACTTATCGTTAGGCTTCGGCCCGGAACCGAATGCAACCACGGGCCGCCCCAAGGAGGATCCGGATCGACTTGCGATGCCGGTTAACCGTCATGCCGGCGTCGACGTCGTGATCACGCACTGGCAGGAGCGGCATCGCCAATGTTCAAACAAGTCGTCAACCTGATCGAACCCATCATTCCGGATCTCACGGCCTTTCGTCGCGATTTGCATTCGCATCCGGAGCTGTCACGCCGCGAGTATCGCACCAGCGAAAAAATACGGGCGACCCTTGCAAAACTGCCCAATCTCAAGGTGCTGCCCGCGCTGACCGGCACGGACGTGATCGCGATATTGAACGCGGACAAACCGGGTCGATGCATCGCTATTCGTGCAGACATCGATGCGCTGCCGATTCAGGAGCAGACAGGCGTCGAGTACCAGTCTACGGTGCCGGGCGTGATGCACGCATGCGGGCACGACGGACATACGGCCGTGCTGCTCGGCACCGCGATGGTTCTGTCGAAGCTCGCCGATGCCATTCCGGGCAAGGTGAAGTTCGTTTTCCAGCCGGATGAAGAAGATGAGGGCGGAGGTCGCCGCTTGTGCGAGAACGGGGTCCTTGAATCGCCGAAGGTTGAAGGAATCGTGGCTCTGCACGCGTGGCCCTCACAACCCGTGGGCACGATCTCCTTCTCGCGAAGCACGGTCACGGCCGCAAGCAGCCCGTTTACGATCAGAGTGATCGGCGTCGGCGGACACGGTGCCTACCCGCATCGTAGCGTCGACCCGATCGTCATCTCGGCACACATCATCACGGCATTACAGACTCTCGTGTCCCGCGTCGTCGACCCCCGCGATGCAGCCGTCGTATCGGTAGGACAAATCCGCGCCGGTTCGGCCGACAACGTGATTCCGCCCGAAGCTGAGATGGCCGGGACCATGCGCTATCTCCAGCCGGCGACCGGCGAGCAGCTCCACGAATGCTTCAAGCGGCTCGTCGAGCAGACCGCGGCCGCACACGGCGGACGCGCCGAAATTAAGATCCATCAGGGATATCCGCCGTTGATCAACGACTCGACGATGGTGGCCCTCATCGAGGGTGCGGTCTGCGATTTGTTCGGCCACGATCACATGGTCATTGAGAACATGCCGAGCATGGGGGTGGAAGACTTTGCGTACTACGCCGAACGAGTGCCGGCG encodes:
- the lexA gene encoding transcriptional repressor LexA, yielding MAQHKFARLTPKQLQILTMIRDYQHRHGYSPTLQELADTLGVSKVTVFEHVTGLEKKGLLRRSRHRARSLELTEHGRAAFPDDSRYTLPLVGHIAAGSPIEAVENLETVSLDDLFASRSGAFVLRVRGDSMIDEQIRDGDLVIAEQRNTARNGETVVALLDNGEATLKKFYKESNRIRLQPANPAYQPIYADHVNIQGVVIGVIRTYR
- the iscU gene encoding Fe-S cluster assembly scaffold IscU is translated as MAYSDKVIDHYNNPRNIGSLDKNNPRVGTGIVGAPECGDVMKLQIQVDDDGCIVDAKFKTFGCGSAIASSSLATEWIKGKTLDEALEIKNTDIVRELALPPVKIHCSVLAEDAIRAAIQDLKRKQANAPATAGAQVARG
- a CDS encoding iron-sulfur cluster assembly accessory protein, which codes for MALALTERAAQEVKAILQQQNLSPDSVYLRLGAKGGGCSGFTYALDLVDTKGELDQEYVSHDIRVICDPKSLIYLDGTTLDFKDELMGRGFVFDNPNASGTCSCGNSFCT
- a CDS encoding Hsp70 family protein produces the protein MSDNRDVIVGIDLGTTNSLVAVFDEAGPRVIRDEMGESRVPSVLAFSAEGRVTIGWEAKAHAVENPTSTVFSIKRLMGRGYEELAASGELGHLPYQVVKRVTDSSSRDIAAVNVNGRLMTPPEISALILRELKRRAEAHLGRPVSRAVITVPAYFDDAQRQATRDAGRIAGLEVVRIVNEPTAAALAYGLGLRGQMDRIKAAGSMLTLAGQCPTSRDGADAEAQGRCSKPGGGESLIAVYDLGGGTFDISILRLMDGVFEVQSTHGNTRLGGDDFDREIIGLVQREVGEQFGLEINSPAIRQALRNFAESVKMRLSCDETATIEIDLGQGRRYRRSISRSEFEAMIEPWIAKTLESCRRALADAKVKAAEVDQVILVGGSTRIPLVRRRVEELFGRRPYTALNPDEVVALGAAVQAAILAGEQRDALLLDVIPLSLGIETMGGAMGKLILRNTRIPCQATERFSTFVDGQTNVKINVLQGEREMAKDCRSLGEFELRGIPPMPAGLPKILVTFLIDENGILNVSAREERSGTEASIQIVPTYGLTSDEVKRMEMESYEHAREDMTAHRLIDLRNQIEFDTHKTEQMLAKVGDRLLPDERQKIETAMAELKALAAANGTDADALHKALIEFDRKTVRLAELAITETLRETDRTGVSAPRH
- a CDS encoding IscS subfamily cysteine desulfurase, giving the protein MVKSLIYLDNNATTPVDPRVLEAMLPYFREKFGNAASRTHQFGWEAEKAVDLAREQVAALINASAKEIIWTSGATESNNIAVKGVAQMYKDKGRHIITQVTEHKAVLDPAKYLETQGFEVTFLPVDRTGRVDVNQFREAIRADTILVSIMMANNEIGTIQPIAEIGAVCKEKGVIFHTDATQAFGKVPIDVKAMGIDLLSCSGHKVYGPKGVGALYVRRKGPRVRCEPILHGGGHERGMRSGTLNVPGIVGFGKAAEIAGQEMQAESARQARLRDRLWAGLSEHLDEIYRNGHTVHCLPNTLNVSFAYVEGEALMMGFSNIAVSSGSACTSASLEPSYVLKALEVADELAHSSIRFSLGRFNTAAEIEQTIDQVAATVRRLREMSPLYEMAKEGVDIKGVDWSRI
- a CDS encoding M20 family metallopeptidase, producing the protein MFKQVVNLIEPIIPDLTAFRRDLHSHPELSRREYRTSEKIRATLAKLPNLKVLPALTGTDVIAILNADKPGRCIAIRADIDALPIQEQTGVEYQSTVPGVMHACGHDGHTAVLLGTAMVLSKLADAIPGKVKFVFQPDEEDEGGGRRLCENGVLESPKVEGIVALHAWPSQPVGTISFSRSTVTAASSPFTIRVIGVGGHGAYPHRSVDPIVISAHIITALQTLVSRVVDPRDAAVVSVGQIRAGSADNVIPPEAEMAGTMRYLQPATGEQLHECFKRLVEQTAAAHGGRAEIKIHQGYPPLINDSTMVALIEGAVCDLFGHDHMVIENMPSMGVEDFAYYAERVPAAMFRMGIRPAHLSDYPHLHNPGFNFNDEALPVGIRMFCEIVRRFFDVAD
- the hscB gene encoding Fe-S protein assembly co-chaperone HscB, coding for MSSQPTTSRPIRCTTCSQPLESPICCTSCGQLNADPIGRCSYFELFGLPVDFDIDEQSLHRTYLSLTRSVHPDVAGHASQEKRHDALAISSEMNRAYLTLRDPVLRAEYLLSLVGEPGTSEDRAVSPDLLGEVMTIREEIEEARQAGDQASLEDLKQQVAAKQQACMESIVSLARALVEKPDARRALRRQLNAIKYWNNLMDRLLPGSDGV
- a CDS encoding Rrf2 family transcriptional regulator, with the translated sequence MLSFTRKTHYALIALTHLASQPTGCSSARQISAAYRLPLPLLMNLLKQLTQQELVRSVRGPRGGYTLTLPPDKIRLTDVVRAVEGPIHVTQCVPDKAVNPEEDDADTCVRMESCPIRASLELVHNKMIGYLDSITLADIIGGGKEACHGRQPVEESHGVIS